The following coding sequences lie in one Trichoderma breve strain T069 chromosome 1, whole genome shotgun sequence genomic window:
- a CDS encoding rhoGAP domain-containing protein — MASAIVDEYLETPMEADDAFPCKGCGEILEEGKAFELAGNRWHLDCFRCTSCGSLLDSDANLLLLGDGSLICNNCTYSCTACGNKIEDLAILTGDQAFCSTCFRCRNCKRKIENLRYARTSQGIFCMDCYETLMARRRKKSKAAAAAKAREKEQAPTVPEKSLPALPPGAIPNNAFSDDRVDPDGPTELSPRPRTGHRHNESSSRGGSKASRSPERAAADATKDGLNLPSTTYRRNRNSTITSNNGDGGDGFLISVALDTSPSPNGAQKESTSEKKKDKDHIRPTMNDKRADSHSSATHIAFLGAAAAPDPSQTKSSSRSTSKSDPAKASADEAPRKRRPTESRTDSSQSVPQQQETPSRTGTSTPRKDSTSQPDSRKAMDNTPGSRSSYDSKAVKSIPRKEVPSAPTRPVNGSPSAAQGKSSTSEDANVSTPRQSPPSRSGAADKPLTDTYMQPRAAPVPPSSQAQTPPKEGTPAAKGSHASPTSPKLPRWSSGADFTMEEDMVRILGSDEGSSSILRRVSNAVRHGRTSSVESSQNHAASRGSHTRSISETTRGAISPRWPKTDDANGQEGGSPASLTSPDNATVLKQQLRSSEMRVAELERQFGAEKDLLNINQKLIEKRKTVSVLDTQTEIMIRQLEVLAGYVERAKETQAPLNVQELEESAIKEFVEKLEKVKQSFTEELERLHEERDQLLEEKNQAVTDRDRALMEFEQLASKNAQLTDMNNDLTHQIQERFKSQIGDGKSNGLGIYGQHKGASSINLDSASVTTGTTLIADEDPTIVEHGPTVVHVRKGQVKKFNWKKGSKTMAQNITKGVGRAVVAFQNDRERMQQQGLAGDSIGLPYNMTVAQGESANPASANPPAGRQHQQQFGFFGKKNAAAKGGPATQANIVVAQAAPEPASTLFGSELTERCDYEHRQIPSVVTRCIEEVELRGMDQEGIYRKTGGNSQINQIKDGFDKDEDYDISDPDMDITAVTSVLKQYFRKLPNPLLTFDVYEKVLESNAITDEAERCSHLHKVFTSMPQAHRDCLEFLMFHLHRVAIREPENLMSPKNLAVVFAPTIMRDLSIEREMTDMHNKNLAVQFVIENTHRIFQDE, encoded by the exons CCGGCAACCGATGGCATCTCGACTGCTTCCGTTGCACCTCGTGCGGTTCTCTCCTCGACTCCGATGCCAACCTTCTCCTGCTCGGCGATGGCTCCCTCATCTGCAACAACTGCACATACAGCTGCACTGCGTGTGGCAACAAAATCGAGGACCTGGCCATCCTGACAGGCGACCAGGCCTTCTGCTCGACATGTTTCCGTTGCCGAAACTGCAAGCGTAAGATCGAAAACCTGCGTTATGCGAGGACGTCTCAGGGCATTTTCTGCATGGACTGCTATGAGACTTTGATGGCtaggagaagaaagaaatccaaagcagccgcagcagcaaaagctcGAGAGAAAGAACAAGCACCCACGGTGCCGGAAAAGTCTCTTCCGGCCCTCCCACCCGGTGCGATTCCGAACAACGCCTTCTCCGATGACCGCGTCGACCCCGATGGGCCCACGGAGTTGTCTCCTCGGCCTCGCACTGGCCATCGACACAACGAGTCGTCGTCTAGGGGCGGTTCCAAGGCCTCGCGCTCTCCGGAGCGTGCAGCCGCTGATGCGACCAAGGACGGCCTCAACCTTCCTTCAACTACATATCGCAGAAACCGCAACTCGACCATCACTTCCAACAacggtgatggtggtgacggcTTCTTGATATCTGTGGCTCTTGATACGAGCCCATCGCCCAATGGTGCCCAGAAGGAGAGTACtagtgagaagaagaaggacaaggaccaCATCCGACCGACCATGAATGACAAGCGCGCCGACTCGCACTCTTCCGCTACCCACATTGCCTTCCTGGGCGCCGCCGCAGCTCCTGACCCTTCGCAGACCAAGTCTTCGTCTCGTTCCACTTCCAAGTCGGACCCGGCCAAGGCATCCGCTGATGAGGCcccgaggaagagaagaccTACAGAATCGCGGACTGACAGCTCGCAATCTGTCCCTCAGCAACAGGAAACCCCCAGTCGAACTGGCACCAGTACTCCACGCAAGGACAGCACCTCGCAGCCTGATTCACGAAAGGCCATGGACAATACTCCCGGATCGCGAAGCTCCTACGATTCCAAAGC TGTCAAGAGCATTCCGCGAAAGGAGGTTCCGTCGGCACCTACCCGTCCTG TCAATGGCAGCCCAAGTGCCGCGCAGGGCAAATCTTCCACTTCTGAAGATGCCAACGTCTCGACCCCACGCCAGAGCCCTCCCTCTCGGTCTGGCGCAGCTGACAAGCCCTTGACTGACACCTACATGCAGCCCAGAGCGGCTCCTGTGCCCCCAAGTAGCCAGGCACAAACTCCGCCCAAGGAGGGCACACCTGCAGCCAAGGGTTCTCACGCCTCACCCACTTCGCCGAAGCTTCCTAGGTGGAGCAGCGGCGCAGATTTCACAATGGAAGAGGACATGGTCAGGATCCTTGGCTCTGATGAGGGCTCATCATCTATCCTTAGGCGTGTCTCCAACGCTGTCCGCCACGGCCGTACCAGCAGCGTTGAATCCAGCCAAAACCATGCTGCCTCTCGAGGCTCCCACACCCGAAGCATTAGCGAGACGACGCGTGGTGCTATTTCGCCTCGCTGGCCCAAGACGGACGATGCAAACGGCCAGGAAGGTGGCAGCCCTGCTTCGCTCACATCTCCAGATAACGCCACCGTGCTCAAGCAACAGCTTAGGTCTTCTGAAATGCGAGTGGCCGAGTTGGAGAGGCAGTTTGGCGCCGAGAAGGATCTGCTGAACATTAACCAGAAGCTCattgaaaagagaaagaccGTTTCCGTACTGGACACCCAGACTGAGATTATGATTCGACAGCTTGAGGTCCTGGCTGGATATGTTGAGCGGGCAAAGGAGACACAGGCTCCTCTTAATGTCCAAGAGTTGGAGGAatccgccatcaaggagTTCGTTGAAAAGCTCGAAAAGGTCAAGCAGTCCTTTACCGAGGAACTCGAACGCCTGCACGAGGAGCGTGAtcagcttcttgaagaaaagaaccaGGCTGTGACGGACCGGGACCGTGCCCTCATGGAGTTTGAGCAGCTGGCCTCCAAGAACGCCCAGCTTACAGACATGAACAACGATCTCACGCACCAGATCCAGGAACGCTTCAAGTCCCAGATTGGAGATGGCAAGTCGAACGGCTTGGGCATCTACGGTCAGCACAAGGGCGCTTCATCCATCAACCTCGACAGTGCAAGCGTTACTACTGGCACTACCCTTATCGCTGACGAGGATCCAACCATTGTTGAGCACGGGCCTACTGTGGTTCATGTCAGAAAAGGCCAAGTCAAGAAATTCAACTGGAAGAAGGGCTCCAAGACAATGGCACAGAACATCACAAAGGGTGTCGGGCGTGCTGTCGTTGCTTTCCAGAACGATCGCGAGagaatgcagcagcaaggcttGGCTGGTGACAGCATTGGCCTGCCATACAACATGACTGTGGCCCAAGGAGAGTCCGCCAACCCGGCGTCGGCTAACCCTCCAGCTGGACGACAGCACCAACAACagtttggcttctttggcaaaaAGAACGCAGCTGCCAAGGGCGGACCAGCTACCCAGGCCAACATTGTGGTGGCGCAAGCAGCTCCAGAGCCTGCATCGACTCTGTTCGGATCCGAACTTACAGAGAGATGCGATTACGAGCATCGCCAGATCCCTAGTGTGGTGACGCGATGCATCGAAGAGGTTGAGCTGAGAGGCATGGACCAGGAGGGTATCTACCGAAAGACTGGCGGTAACTCCCAAATCAACCAAATCAAGGATGGCTTCGACAAGGACGAAGACTATGACATTTCAGACCCTGACATGGACATCACTGCCGTCACGAGTGTCCTGAAGCAGTACTTCCGAAAGCTGCCCAACCCCCTCCTAACGTTTGATGTCTATGAGAAAGTCCTGGAGTCCAATG CTATTACCGACGAGGCCGAACGGTGCTCTCATCTGCACAAGGTTTTTACTTCAATGCCCCAGGCCCACCGGGACTGTCTAGAGTTCCTCATGTTCCACCTTCATCGTGTGGCAATTAGAGAGCCTGAGAACTTG ATGTCGCCCAAGAACTTGGCCGTCGTGTTTGCTCCAACCATTATGCGAGATCTCAGCATTGAGCGTGAAATGACTGATATGCACAACAAGAACCTTGCCGTTCAGTTTGTCATTGAAAACACTCACAGAATCTTCCAGGATGAATAA